In Arachis hypogaea cultivar Tifrunner chromosome 17, arahy.Tifrunner.gnm2.J5K5, whole genome shotgun sequence, a single window of DNA contains:
- the LOC112767196 gene encoding uncharacterized protein, which translates to MATLSYCTLHALSSFSSSSSLVHLSHSSSSSSSILLQLPSNPRFTFKCKTKPITKPRFLMIIDPILLFNGIGSTLYFDTQTLLATVSVLAAIALSLFLGLKGDPVPCERCGGNGGTKCVFCDNGKMKKDAGLINCKVCKGSGLILCKKCGGSGYSRRL; encoded by the exons aTGGCCACTCTCTCTTACTGTACTCTTCATgctttatcttctttttcttcttcatcaagCTTGGTTCACCTTTctcactcttcttcttcttcttcttccatactCCTCCAACTACCTTCAAATCCCAGGTTCACGTTCAAATGCAAAACCAAACCAATAACAAAGCCAAGGTTTTTGATGATCATTGATCCTATTTTGCTCTTTAATGGAATTGGAAGCACTTTGTATTTTGACACCCAAACCCTTTTAGCCACCGTTAGTGTTTTGGCTGCCATTGCTCTTTCTCTCTTCCTTGGTCTTAAG GGAGATCCTGTGCCTTGTGAGCGTTGTGGAGGCAATG GTGGGACAAAATGTGTTTTCTGTGACAATGGAAAGATGAAGAAAGATGCAGGGTTAATTAACTGTAAAGTGTGCAAGGGTTCAG gATTGATACTCTGCAAGAAATGTGGGGGTTCTGGCTATTCTCGGAGGCTATGA
- the LOC112764681 gene encoding CSC1-like protein At3g21620, translating into MASLGDIGLAAAINLLSALTFLIAFAVLRIQPINDRVYFPKWYLKGLRTSPLHSGAFVSKFVNLDFNSYIRFLNWMPAALQMPEPELIDHAGLDSAVYLRIYLLGLKIFVPIALLAFSVMVPVNWTNDTLKRSNLVYSSIDKLSISNIPLGSNRFWTHLVMAYAFTFWTCYILKREYQIIATMRLHFLASERRRPDQFTVLVRNVPPDPDESVSELVEHFFLVNHPDHYLTHQVIYNAKKLSSLVAKKKKKQNWLDYYQLKYSRNQTERPTKKTGFLGLCGNRVDAIDFYTDEIDKLSKEIELEREKVIKDPKSIMPAAFVSFRTRWGAAVCAQTQQSRNPTTWLTEWAPEPRDVYWNNMAIPYVSLTIRRLIVAVAFFFLTFFFMIPIAFVQSLANIEGIEKAAPFLRAFIEIPFIKSFIQGFLPGIALKIFLIFLPTILMIMSKFEGFISTSALERRSATRYYIFQFINVFLGSIITGTAFQQLDKFIHQSANEIPKTIGVSIPMKATFFITYIMVDGWAGCAGEILRLKPLIFYHLKNTFLVKTEKDREEAMDPGTIGFNTGEPQIQLYFLLGLVYAVVTPFLLPYIIVFFGFAYVVYRHQIINVYNQEYESAAAFWPDVHGRIIFALVISQLLLMGLLSTKEASNSTPLLITLPVLTIWFHRFCKGRYEPAFIRHPLQEAMMKDTLERAREPNFNLKEFLQSAYIHPVFKGGDEDSESEAMSEEGEQEPVLVQTKRQSRKNTPAPSKHSSSLSSPLHESADKHLRP; encoded by the exons ATGGCTTCACTTGGTGATATAGGACTTGCAGCAGCAATAAACCTCCTCAGTGCATTAACTTTCTTAATTGCATTTGCTGTGCTCCGGATACAACCTATAAATGATAGAGTGTACTTTCCGAAATGGTATTTGAAGGGTTTAAGGACCAGTCCTTTGCACTCAGGAGCATTTGTGAGCAAGTTTGTCAATTTAGACTTCAATTCTTATATAAGGTTCTTGAATTGGATGCCGGCAGCATTGCAAATGCCGGAACCGGAACTAATTGACCATGCAGGCCTGGATTCCGCCGTATACTTGAGGATATACTTGCTCGG GCTAAAAATATTTGTCCCCATTGCACTCCTTGCATTTTCTGTTATGGTACCTGTCAATTGGACCAACGACACCTTGAAGCGTTCAAATTTGGTTTACAGCAGCATAGATAAGCTTTCCATTTCAAACATTCCATTAGGATCAAACAG ATTTTGGACCCATTTGGTAATGGCCTATGCTTTTACCTTTTGGACATGCTATATCTTGAAAAGGGAGTATCAGATTATTGCAACAATGAGGTTGCATTTTCTTGCTTCAGAACGACGCCGTCCTGACCAGTTCACA GTACTTGTTAGGAATGTACCACCTGATCCTGATGAATCAGTTAGTGAGCTAGTGGAGCATTTCTTCTTGGTCAACCATCCAGACCACTATCTCACTCATCAG GTTATTTACAATGCAAAGAAACTTTCTAGCCTAGTtgctaagaagaagaaaaagcagaaCTGGCTTGACTACTACCAACTTAAATATTCTAGAAATCAAACCGAAAGGCCAACTAAAAAG ACTGGATTTTTAGGACTTTGCGGCAATAGGGTGGACGCAATTGATTTTTACACTGACGAAATCGATAAACTTTCAAAAGAA ATTGAATTGGAGAGAGAGAAAGTCATAAAAGATCCTAAATCCATAATGCCAGCAGCTTTTGTTTCTTTCCGAACTCGTTGGGGTGCAGCAGTTTGTGCCCAAACTCAGCAGTCCAGAAATCCAACCACATGGCTGACTGAATGGGCTCCGGAACCTCGTGATGTGTATTGGAATAACATGGCCATACCATATGTTTCCCTCACAATAAGGAGGCTTATAGTTGCAGTGGCTTTCTTCTTTCTGACATTCTTTTTCATGATTCCTATCGCATTCGTGCAGTCACTTGCTAACATTGAAGGCATTGAAAAAGCAGCTCCTTTCTTGAGGGCCTTTATTGAGAT accatttataaaatcttttatacAAGGTTTCCTTCCTGGGATTGCTTTGAAGATATTCCTCATTTTTCTGCCAACAATATTGATGATAATGTCTAAGTTCGAAGGGTTTATAAGCACGTCTGCTCTCGAAAGGAGATCAGCAACAAGATATTATATCTTTCAGTTCATAAATGTATTTCTTGGGAGCATAATTACTGGGACTGCCTTCCAGCAACTGGATAAGTTTATCCACCAGTCTGCAAATGA AATTCCAAAGACTATTGGTGTCTCAATTCCTATGAAGGCAACTTTCTTCATAACATATATAATGGTTGATGGTTGGGCTGGTTGTGCTGGTGAGATTCTAAGGTTGAAGCCATTGATATTCTATCACTTGAAAAACACCTTCTTGGTGAAGACTGAAAAGGACCGCGAAGAAGCAATGGATCCGGGAACCATTGGTTTCAATACAGGAGAACCACAAATTCAACTTTATTTCTTACTTGGCCTTGTTTATGCTGTGGTCACCCCTTTCTTACTTCCATACATCATCGTCTTCTTCGGTTTTGCATATGTTGTCTATCGTCATCAG ATTATAAATGTGTACAACCAAGAATATGAGAGTGCTGCAGCTTTCTGGCCTGATGTACATGGCCGCATTATATTTGCTTTAGTGATCTCACAGCTTCTATTAATGGGATTACTGAGTACAAAAGAAGCTTCTAACTCAACTCCATTGCTCATCACTCTCCCTGTTTTAACCATTTGGTTTCATCGCTTCTGCAAAGGGAGATATGAACCTGCTTTCATTCGGCATCCATTACAG GAAGCAATGATGAAGGACACGTTGGAGCGTGCCCGAGAGCCGAACTTCAATTTGAAAGAGTTCCTACAGAGTGCTTATATCCATCCTGTTTTCAAGGGTGGCGACGAAGACAGTGAGAGCGAAGCAATGAGTGAAGAGGGTGAGCAGGAACCGGTGCTTGTCCAAACGAAACGACAGTCTCGGAAGAACACACCGGCGCCTAGCAAACATAGCAGTTCATTGTCATCTCCCCTCCATGAATCTGCTGATAAACATTTGCGGCCTTAA
- the LOC112762474 gene encoding receptor-like protein 6: MMMRCYTFLLLLLLLLVDTPSPTCSSVLPLCNHHDNSNLLQFKNSFAINTSLYDDWECSSYSNKTASWNNGTDCCEWDGVTCDTTSGHVIGLDLSCSMLEGEFHPNSTLFHLTHLQQLNLAANDFSNSPIYAGIGNLVSLTHLNLSFSSFERHIPSTISHLSKLLSLDLSRNELTLDESTWSKLIGNTTNLEELILDDVEMSSLRETSLSLLMNFSSSLLILSLQDTGLHGEFPTRILGLTNLEELSLSGNEELTVELPKSNWSTPLRILDLSGIPFSEEIPDSIGHLKSLNQLRLWHCQIDGIPVSLWNLTQLTHLDLSLNRLYGEIPSLLSNLKHLTYLDLSRNAFSGHIPDVFANLTKLEILELSSNSLGGQLPSSLLDLTKLSYLSLSYNQLIGPIPSKNATLPKLETLFLFNNSINGTIPDWCYSLSSLTRLDLSMNQLTGPIRKFSTYSLTSLSLSHNKFQGDFSNSIFEFQKNLTDLDMSSNDLSGLVDFSHFSKLENLAFLRLSNNKLLSVDSNNSVEYTLPKLKNLDLSFCSVTVFPSFLPRLQNLRILDLSNNKIHGNIPNWFGDNLLHTWKSMDFIDLSFNQLQGDLPIPPHGTEYFSVSNNKFTGGISSTICNASSLNVLILSHNNLTGKIPQCLGSFPWFVVLDLQINNFYGSIPGNFSKNNYFETIKLNGNQLEGPIPQSLAHCTYLEVLDLSDNNIEDVFPSRLEALQELQVLSLRNNKFHGTITCLSTKHPFPRLRIFDVSNNKFSGPLPMQYFQEFQGMMTPNDNTQADGMEYMRTHSIISDVRYNDSVVIIMKGQVREMKRILTIFTTIDLSNNLFEGKIPQILGELNFLRGLNLSHNKISGKIPQTLGNLISLEWLDLSCNQLKGEIPMSLTNLNFLSVLNLSENQLEGVIPTGKQFNTFQNDSYKDNPMLCGFPLSKSCSNDEPPSVFAEAKESLFG, from the coding sequence ATGATGATGAGGTGTTATACTTTTTtgttgctgctgcttcttcttcttgttgatacTCCGTCTCCCACTTGTTCATCGGTGTTGCCACTATGCAACCACCATGACAACTCAAACCTCCTCCAATTCAAGAACTCATTTGCCATCAACACTTCATTGTACGATGATTGGGAGTGCTCCTCTTATTCCAACAAGACAGCGTCGTGGAACAATGGTACGGATTGTTGCGAGTGGGATGGTGTCACGTGCGACACCACATCAGGTCACGTGATTGGGCTTGACCTGAGTTGCAGCATGCTTGAAGGCGAGTTTCATCCCAACAGCACACTCTTCCATCTCACGCATCTTCAACAACTCAACCTTGCTGCCAATGACTTCTCCAACTCTCCAATATATGCTGGAATTGGTAATCTTGTGAGTCTCACCCATCTCAATCTATCATTCTCATCATTTGAAAGACATATTCCATCCACAATCTCACACTTGTCTAAATTACTCTCACTTGATCTCTCGAGGAATGAACTGACACTTGATGAATCCACATGGAGCAAACTCATTGGTAACACCACTAACTTGGAAGAGCTGATTCTAGATGACGTAGAGATGTCTTCCCTTAGAGAAACTTCATTGTCTTTGCTCATGAATTTCTCATCCTCTTTGCTGATCCTGAGTCTTCAGGACACTGGATTGCATGGAGAATTTCCCACTCGTATACTTGGTTTAACTAATCTTGAAGAACTAAGTTTGTCTGGCAATGAAGAGCTGACGGTTGAACTTCCAAAGTCCAATTGGAGCACTCCTCTAAGGATCTTGGACCTCTCTGGGATACCTTTCTCGGAAGAAATACCTGATTCCATAGGCCACCTGAAGTCTCTTAACCAACTAAGGCTATGGCATTGCCAAATTGATGGAATTCCTGTGTCTTTGTGGAACCTCACTCAACTAACTCATTTGGACCTTTCATTAAATAGACTTTATGGTGAGATTCCATCTTTGCTTTCAAACCTCAAACATCTCACCTACTTAGATCTTAGTCGTAATGCGTTCAGTGGTCACATCCCAGATGTGTTCGCCAACTTAACTAAATTAGAAATCTTGGAACTTTCTTCTAACAGTCTAGGAGGCCAACTGCCATCATCATTACTTGATCTAACTAAACTTTCTTACTTAAGTCTGTCTTATAATCAATTAATCGGCCCAATTCCAAGCAAAAATGCCACACTTCCAAAACTAGAAACACTCTTTTTGTTTAATAACTCTATAAATGGGACAATTCCAGACTGGTGCTATTCTTTGTCTTCATTGACAAGGCTAGATCTTAGCATGAACCAACTCACAGGGCCAATTAGGAAATTCTCCACTTATTCATTGACTTCTTTATCTCTCTCTCATAACAAATTTCAAGGTGATTTTTCAAATTCgatatttgaatttcaaaaaaatctCACTGATTTGGATATGTCATCAAATGACTTGAGTGGTCTTGTGGACTTTTCTCATTTTTCAAAGTTGGAAAATTTAGCTTTTCTTCGTCTTTCTAACAATAAACTTCTCTCTGTTGATAGTAATAATAGTGTTGAATATACCTTacccaaacttaaaaatttagatttatctttttgtAGTGTTACTGTTTTTCCTTCATTCCTACCTAGACTGCAAAATCTAAGAATTTTAGATCTTTCTAACAATAAAATCCATGGAAATATTCCCAATTGGTTTGGTGATAATCTCTTGCACACATGGAAGAGCATGGACTTTATTGACCTCAGTTTCAACCAGTTGCAAGGAGATCTTCCAATTCCACCACATGGCACCGAGTACTTTTCAGTTTCAAACAACAAGTTCACAGGAGGCATTTCTTCAACAATATGCAATGCAAGCTCCCTCAATGTGCTAATCCTGTCTCACAACAATTTGACTGGCAAGATTCCACAATGTTTGGGATCCTTTCCTTGGTTCGTGGTTTTGGATTTGCAAATCAACAACTTTTATGGAAGCATACCTGGAAACTTCTCCAAGAATAATTATTTTGAGACTATAAAGTTGAATGGCAACCAATTAGAGGGACCAATACCACAATCTTTGGCTCATTGCACATATCTGGAAGTTCTAGACCTGAGTGACAATAACATAGAAGATGTATTTCCCAGTAGGCTAGAAGCTCTTCAGGAATTACAAGTACTCAGTTTACGAAATAACAAATTTCATGGTACCATCACTTGTTTGAGTACGAAGCATCCATTTCCAAGGTTGAGAATTTTTGATGTGTCTAATAACAAGTTTAGTGGCCCTTTGCCAATGCAATACTTTCAAGAGTTTCAAGGAATGATGACTCCAAATGATAATACTCAAGCTGATGGGATGGAGTATATGAGAACCCATTCTATTATATCGGATGTCCGATATAATGACTCTGTTGTGATCATTATGAAAGGTCAAGTGAGAGAAATGAAAAGGATATTAACTATTTTCACAACCATAGATTTGTCAAATAACTTGTTTGAAGGAAAAATTCCACAAATTCTTGGAGAATTGAATTTTCTCAGAGGGCTTAACCTTTCTCACAATAAAATCAGTGGTAAAATTCCACAAACTTTAGgtaatttgataagtttagaatgGTTAGACCTCTCATGCAACCAACTGAAAGGTGAAATACCTATGTCTTTGACAAATTTGAATTTTCTCTCTGTCTTGAACCTTTCTGAAAACCAGTTGGAGGGAGTGATACCAACAGGGAAACAGTTCAATACATTCCAAAATGATTCCTACAAAGATAATCCAATGCTTTGTGGATTCCCTTTGTCAAAGTCATGCAGCAATGATGAACCACCTTCAGTGTTTGCTGAGGCAAAAGAATCATTATTTGGG